A window of the Pseudomonas furukawaii genome harbors these coding sequences:
- the flhF gene encoding flagellar biosynthesis protein FlhF, whose protein sequence is MQVKRFFAADMRQAMKLVRDELGADAAIIGNRRVAGGVELTAALDYPMPAPAPSKPNPALEAELRKTQARIAQAQADLAVRAEADAAKDRQLFAARPLTAVEPELPEEALSAALGRPRAVARPVEPVAAPKSSGVDQAALDAMRFELSGLRELIEVQLGSIAWGQMQSRRPQQASLWRRLQRMGLPAELGRALLDKVAKVDEPRQAWRMVLAHLAHAIRTPKVEPLEEGGVIALVGPAGMGKTTTLAKLAARYVLKYGAQSVALVSMDSFRIGAQEQIKTLGRILNVPVTLVDPGQSLTQALAPLVRKRVVLIDTAGLPTNDPALTMQLEALASRAINAKNYLVMAATSQSQVLKAAYHSYKRCGLAGCVITKVDEAASLGEALGLAIGQHLPVAYLADGPRIPDDLQVPRSHQLVSRAVSLQAPEDPSEEAMADLFAGLYQNPARRAG, encoded by the coding sequence ATGCAGGTCAAACGCTTCTTCGCCGCCGATATGCGTCAAGCCATGAAGCTGGTGCGGGATGAACTGGGCGCGGACGCCGCCATCATCGGCAATCGTCGCGTCGCCGGTGGTGTCGAGCTGACCGCCGCCCTGGACTATCCCATGCCGGCGCCGGCGCCGAGCAAGCCCAACCCGGCCCTCGAGGCCGAGCTGCGCAAGACCCAGGCCCGCATCGCCCAGGCCCAGGCCGATCTGGCCGTGCGTGCCGAGGCCGATGCCGCCAAGGACCGTCAATTGTTCGCCGCGCGCCCGCTGACCGCCGTCGAGCCGGAACTGCCGGAAGAGGCCCTGTCGGCCGCCCTGGGCCGTCCGCGTGCGGTGGCGCGCCCGGTGGAGCCGGTGGCCGCGCCGAAATCCTCCGGCGTCGACCAGGCCGCCCTGGATGCCATGCGCTTCGAGCTGAGCGGGCTGCGCGAGCTGATCGAAGTCCAGTTGGGCTCCATCGCCTGGGGCCAGATGCAGAGCCGTCGTCCGCAGCAGGCCAGCCTCTGGCGTCGCCTGCAGCGCATGGGGCTGCCGGCCGAGCTGGGACGCGCCCTGCTGGACAAGGTGGCCAAGGTCGACGAGCCGCGCCAGGCCTGGCGCATGGTTCTGGCCCACCTCGCCCACGCCATCCGTACCCCCAAGGTCGAGCCCCTGGAAGAGGGCGGTGTGATCGCCCTGGTCGGCCCGGCCGGCATGGGCAAGACCACCACCCTGGCCAAGCTGGCGGCGCGCTATGTGCTCAAGTACGGCGCCCAGAGCGTCGCCCTGGTCAGCATGGACAGCTTCCGCATCGGTGCCCAGGAGCAGATCAAGACCCTCGGCCGGATTCTCAACGTGCCGGTGACCCTGGTGGATCCGGGCCAGTCCCTGACCCAGGCGCTGGCGCCGTTGGTGCGCAAGCGCGTGGTACTGATCGACACCGCCGGCCTGCCCACCAACGATCCGGCGCTGACGATGCAGCTGGAGGCACTGGCGAGCCGGGCGATAAATGCGAAGAATTACCTGGTGATGGCCGCCACCAGCCAGAGCCAGGTGCTCAAGGCGGCCTATCACAGCTACAAACGTTGCGGCCTGGCCGGTTGTGTCATCACCAAGGTGGATGAAGCGGCCAGCCTCGGTGAGGCATTGGGTCTGGCTATCGGCCAGCATCTCCCGGTAGCCTATCTGGCCGACGGGCCGCGAATCCCGGATGATCTGCAGGTTCCCCGCAGCCACCAGTTGGTGAGCCGTGCGGTCAGCCTCCAGGCACCGGAGGACCCGAGCGAGGAAGCCATGGCCGACCTGTTCGCCGGGCTCTACCAGAATCCGGCGCGTCGCGCCGGTTGA
- the flhA gene encoding flagellar biosynthesis protein FlhA encodes MDRTQLVGNVRNNLMAVGRGNLGVPLLVLVMLGMMTLPVPPFLLDVFFTFNIALSIVVLLVSVYAMRPLDFAVFPTILLVATLLRLALNVASTRVVLLHGQDGHDAAGKVIQAFGDVVVGGNYVVGAVVFAILMIINFVVVTKGAGRISEVSARFTLDAMPGKQMAIDADLNAGLIDQAEAKKRRSEVSQEADFYGSMDGASKFVRGDAIAGLLILFINLLGGIAIGMLQHGLSFGDAGRIYSLLTIGDGLVAQIPSLLLSTAAAIMVTRVSSSEDMGQQVNRQMFASPKALAVSAAILIAMGLVPGMPHVPFVGLGLLAAGGAWLIWKKQNKVKEEAVQEEKRQQELLPAQRAQETKELGWDDVVPVDLVGLEVGYRLIPLVDRNQGGQLLARIKGVRKKLSQEMGFLMPSVHIRDNLDLLPNAYRLTLMGVSVAEAEVYPDRELAINPGQVFGTLNGVAAKDPAFGLEAVWIDASQRDQAQSLGYTVVDASTVVATHLNQVLYKHAHELLGHEEVQQLMQNLAKSSPRLAEELVPGVVSLSTLLKVLQALLQEQVPVRDIRTIAEAIANVAPKSQDPAALVAAVRVALSRAIVQGIVGLEPELPVITLEPRLEQILLNSLQKAGQGSEDGVLLEPGMAEKLQRSLVDAAQRQEMLGKQAILLVAGPIRAMMSRFARLAVPTMHVLAYQEIPDNKQVTIVATVGQN; translated from the coding sequence GTGGATCGTACGCAACTGGTGGGCAATGTCCGCAACAACCTGATGGCGGTGGGCCGGGGCAATCTCGGGGTGCCGCTGCTGGTGCTGGTGATGCTGGGCATGATGACCCTGCCGGTACCGCCCTTCCTGCTGGACGTCTTCTTCACCTTCAACATCGCCCTGTCCATCGTGGTCCTGCTGGTCAGCGTCTACGCCATGCGTCCGCTGGACTTCGCCGTGTTCCCCACCATCCTGCTGGTGGCGACCCTGCTGCGCCTGGCGCTGAACGTCGCGTCCACGCGGGTGGTGCTGCTCCACGGCCAGGACGGCCACGATGCCGCCGGCAAGGTGATCCAGGCCTTCGGCGACGTGGTGGTGGGTGGCAACTACGTGGTGGGCGCAGTGGTGTTCGCGATCCTGATGATCATCAACTTCGTGGTGGTCACCAAGGGTGCCGGACGTATCTCCGAGGTGAGCGCGCGTTTCACCCTGGACGCCATGCCCGGCAAGCAGATGGCCATCGACGCCGACCTCAACGCCGGGCTGATCGACCAGGCCGAGGCCAAGAAGCGCCGCAGCGAAGTGTCCCAGGAGGCCGACTTCTATGGCTCCATGGACGGTGCCAGCAAGTTCGTCCGTGGCGACGCCATCGCCGGCCTGCTGATCCTCTTCATCAACCTGCTGGGTGGCATCGCCATCGGCATGCTGCAGCACGGCCTGAGCTTCGGCGACGCCGGCCGCATCTACTCCCTGCTGACCATCGGTGACGGCCTGGTGGCGCAGATCCCCTCGCTGCTGCTGTCCACCGCCGCCGCCATCATGGTCACGCGGGTTTCCAGCTCCGAGGACATGGGCCAGCAGGTCAACCGCCAGATGTTCGCCTCGCCCAAGGCCCTGGCCGTCTCGGCCGCCATCCTGATCGCCATGGGGCTGGTGCCCGGCATGCCCCACGTGCCCTTCGTCGGCCTCGGCCTGCTGGCCGCCGGTGGCGCCTGGCTCATCTGGAAGAAGCAGAACAAGGTCAAGGAAGAGGCGGTGCAGGAGGAGAAGCGCCAGCAGGAACTGCTGCCCGCCCAGCGCGCCCAGGAAACCAAGGAGCTGGGCTGGGACGACGTCGTTCCCGTCGACCTGGTGGGCCTGGAAGTGGGCTACCGGCTGATCCCGCTGGTGGATCGCAACCAGGGCGGCCAGCTGCTGGCGCGGATCAAGGGCGTGCGCAAGAAGCTGTCCCAGGAGATGGGCTTCCTCATGCCCTCGGTGCATATCCGCGACAACCTCGACCTGCTGCCCAACGCCTATCGCCTGACCCTCATGGGCGTCAGCGTCGCCGAGGCGGAGGTCTACCCGGACCGCGAGCTGGCGATCAATCCCGGCCAGGTGTTCGGCACCCTCAACGGCGTCGCCGCCAAGGATCCGGCGTTCGGCCTGGAGGCCGTGTGGATCGACGCCAGCCAGCGCGACCAGGCGCAGTCCCTCGGCTACACCGTGGTGGACGCGAGTACCGTGGTGGCCACCCACCTCAACCAGGTGCTCTACAAGCACGCCCACGAGCTGCTGGGGCACGAAGAGGTCCAGCAGCTGATGCAGAACCTCGCCAAGAGCTCGCCGCGCCTGGCCGAAGAGCTGGTGCCGGGCGTGGTGTCCCTGTCCACCCTGCTCAAGGTGCTGCAGGCGCTGTTGCAGGAGCAGGTGCCGGTGCGTGACATCCGCACCATCGCCGAGGCCATCGCCAACGTCGCGCCGAAGAGTCAAGATCCCGCCGCGCTGGTGGCGGCGGTTCGCGTCGCGCTGTCCCGTGCAATCGTCCAAGGCATTGTGGGACTAGAGCCGGAGCTGCCCGTGATCACCCTGGAGCCCAGGTTGGAACAGATATTGCTCAATAGCCTGCAGAAGGCCGGACAGGGTTCGGAAGATGGCGTTCTCCTCGAACCCGGAATGGCCGAGAAGCTGCAGCGTTCACTGGTGGATGCGGCGCAGCGCCAGGAAATGCTCGGCAAGCAGGCCATCCTGCTGGTGGCCGGGCCGATCCGGGCGATGATGTCGCGCTTCGCACGGCTGGCCGTACCGACCATGCACGTGCTGGCCTACCAGGAAATACCGGACAACAAGCAGGTCACCATCGTGGCCACTGTGGGACAGAACTAA
- a CDS encoding IS110 family RNA-guided transposase has product MNEFNQVYVGLDVHQATIAVAVARPGRGEPDYHGTIENRDSALRKLLKQLSRQGEALSFCYEAGPCGYGLYRELTALGHGCVVVAPSLIPRKAGERLKTDRRDALMLARLHRAGELTAVWVPDQEQEAIRDLTRAREDMKSLELKCRQRLGAFLLRHGHVYAGKSRWTQAHFHWLASVKLDSPVQQIVLQEYLDTVKSMQRRVADLEAQMHEALAGWSLGTVAQALMALRGVSLITAMTVLAELGDLSRFDSPRELMAYLGLVPSEHSSGGSRRQGRITRTGNGHVRRVLVEAGWNYRFPARKTRVIEARAAKTSAVVQAIAWHAQKRLCGRYRALLAAGKLKQQVTTAIARELAGFIWAIACAVAGKAHGSKAVA; this is encoded by the coding sequence ATGAACGAGTTTAACCAGGTCTATGTAGGTTTGGACGTTCACCAGGCGACGATTGCTGTCGCGGTGGCACGGCCGGGGCGCGGTGAGCCGGACTATCACGGCACCATCGAGAACCGCGACAGCGCGCTGCGCAAACTGCTCAAGCAGCTGAGCCGGCAGGGCGAGGCGTTGAGCTTCTGCTACGAGGCCGGCCCCTGCGGCTACGGCCTTTACCGTGAGCTGACAGCGCTGGGCCATGGTTGCGTGGTGGTGGCGCCCTCGCTGATTCCGCGCAAGGCGGGCGAGCGGTTGAAAACCGACCGTCGGGACGCCCTGATGTTGGCGCGCCTGCATCGGGCGGGCGAGCTGACGGCGGTGTGGGTGCCGGATCAGGAGCAGGAAGCGATCCGCGACTTGACGCGCGCCCGGGAGGACATGAAGTCCCTGGAACTGAAGTGCCGGCAACGCCTGGGCGCGTTCTTGCTGCGTCATGGGCACGTCTATGCCGGTAAAAGTCGCTGGACCCAGGCCCATTTCCACTGGTTGGCGAGCGTGAAACTTGACTCGCCGGTGCAGCAGATCGTCCTGCAGGAGTACCTCGACACCGTTAAATCGATGCAACGGCGGGTGGCCGATCTGGAAGCGCAAATGCACGAAGCGCTGGCCGGCTGGTCGCTGGGTACGGTGGCGCAAGCCCTGATGGCGTTGCGCGGGGTGAGCCTGATCACGGCGATGACGGTGTTGGCGGAGTTGGGCGACCTCAGTCGCTTCGACTCGCCGCGCGAGCTGATGGCCTACCTGGGACTGGTTCCCAGCGAGCACTCCAGCGGTGGCTCACGCCGCCAGGGCCGCATTACCCGCACGGGCAATGGCCATGTCCGGCGGGTGCTGGTGGAAGCGGGGTGGAACTACCGTTTCCCGGCACGCAAGACACGCGTCATCGAGGCGCGCGCGGCGAAAACCTCGGCGGTGGTTCAGGCCATCGCCTGGCACGCGCAGAAGCGCTTGTGCGGTCGTTATCGAGCGCTGCTGGCGGCGGGCAAGCTCAAGCAGCAGGTCACCACCGCCATCGCCCGGGAGCTGGCGGGATTCATCTGGGCCATCGCCTGCGCGGTGGCGGGCAAGGCACACGGCAGTAAGGCCGTGGCATGA
- the flhB gene encoding flagellar biosynthesis protein FlhB, translating to MAESESGADKSEEPTGKRLQEARDKGQIARSRELNTLVVTLAGAGGLLATGGGMADMLMKLMRSNFDLSRAVLMDERSMGLLLLSSGKLALDAVMPLLITLLIVSIIGPVSMGGFLFSTEALMPKFSRMNPLSGLKRMFSLHALAELLKALAKFGLILLVALLVLNADRDDLLAIAHEPLDMAILHSVQVVGWSAIWLACGLILIAAVDVPFQLWDNKQKLMMTKQEVRDEYKDSEGKPEVKSRIRRLQREMAERRMMAAVPQADVVITNPTHFAVALKYDAEKGGAPVLLAKGSDFTALKIREIAQDSKVTVMESPALARAVYYSTELDQEIPAGLYLAVAQVLAYVYQLKQFRAGKGKRPTPLNDLPIPPDLRRDE from the coding sequence ATGGCGGAAAGTGAGAGCGGGGCGGACAAGAGCGAGGAACCCACAGGCAAACGGTTGCAGGAGGCCCGCGACAAGGGCCAGATCGCCCGTTCCCGTGAGCTCAACACCCTGGTGGTGACCCTGGCGGGCGCTGGCGGCCTGCTGGCCACTGGCGGCGGCATGGCCGACATGCTGATGAAGCTGATGCGCTCCAACTTCGACCTGTCCCGCGCGGTGCTCATGGACGAGCGCAGCATGGGGCTGCTGCTGCTCTCATCGGGGAAGCTGGCGCTGGACGCGGTGATGCCGTTGCTGATCACCCTGCTCATCGTGTCCATCATCGGCCCGGTGTCCATGGGCGGCTTCCTGTTCTCCACCGAAGCCCTGATGCCCAAGTTCAGTCGGATGAATCCCCTGTCAGGCCTCAAGCGCATGTTCTCCCTGCATGCCCTGGCCGAGTTGCTCAAGGCCCTGGCCAAGTTCGGGCTGATCCTGCTGGTGGCCTTGCTGGTGCTGAACGCGGATCGCGACGATCTGCTGGCGATCGCCCACGAGCCGCTGGACATGGCCATTCTCCACAGCGTCCAGGTGGTGGGCTGGAGCGCCATCTGGCTGGCGTGCGGCCTGATCCTGATCGCTGCCGTGGACGTGCCGTTCCAGCTCTGGGACAACAAGCAGAAGCTGATGATGACCAAGCAGGAAGTGCGCGACGAGTACAAGGACTCCGAAGGCAAGCCCGAGGTGAAGTCGCGCATTCGGCGGTTGCAGCGGGAGATGGCCGAGCGGCGCATGATGGCCGCCGTGCCCCAGGCCGACGTGGTCATCACCAACCCCACCCACTTCGCCGTGGCGCTCAAGTACGACGCCGAGAAGGGCGGGGCGCCGGTGCTGCTGGCCAAGGGCAGCGACTTCACCGCGCTGAAGATTCGCGAGATCGCCCAGGACAGCAAGGTGACGGTGATGGAGTCGCCCGCGCTGGCCCGGGCGGTCTACTACTCCACCGAACTGGACCAGGAAATCCCCGCCGGCCTCTACCTGGCCGTGGCCCAGGTGCTGGCCTACGTCTATCAGCTCAAGCAGTTCCGCGCCGGCAAGGGCAAGCGTCCGACGCCGCTCAACGACCTGCCGATTCCGCCGGACCTGCGCCGCGACGAGTGA
- the fliR gene encoding flagellar biosynthetic protein FliR gives MLELSDSQIGGWVSSFVLPLFRIAALLMTMPIIGTQLVPTRVRLYLSLAIAMVLVPTLPAMPQVEAISLGSLLLVAEQIIIGALMGFILQLFFHAFVVAGQIISMQMGLGFASMVDPTNGVSVPVLGQFYLMLVTLLFLAMNGHLVVFEVLAESFVTLPVGGGLLVDHHWEVAGKLGWVMGAGLLLALPAITALLVVNLAFGVMTRAAPQLNIFSIGFPLTLALGLVIVWIGLADILAQYQVLASDALQLLRELVRAK, from the coding sequence ATGCTGGAGCTGAGCGATTCGCAGATCGGCGGCTGGGTGAGCAGCTTCGTCCTGCCGCTGTTCCGCATCGCCGCGCTACTGATGACCATGCCCATCATCGGTACCCAACTGGTGCCGACCCGGGTGCGCCTCTACCTGTCCCTGGCCATCGCCATGGTGCTGGTGCCGACGCTGCCCGCCATGCCCCAGGTGGAGGCCATCAGCCTGGGTTCGTTGCTGCTGGTGGCCGAGCAGATCATCATCGGCGCGCTGATGGGCTTCATCCTGCAGCTGTTCTTCCATGCCTTCGTGGTGGCGGGGCAGATCATCTCCATGCAGATGGGCCTTGGCTTCGCGTCCATGGTCGACCCCACCAACGGCGTTTCGGTGCCGGTGCTCGGCCAGTTCTACCTGATGCTGGTGACGCTGCTGTTCCTGGCCATGAATGGCCACCTGGTGGTGTTCGAGGTGCTGGCGGAAAGCTTCGTGACCCTGCCGGTGGGCGGCGGGCTGCTGGTCGACCATCACTGGGAGGTGGCCGGCAAGCTGGGCTGGGTGATGGGCGCGGGCCTGCTGCTGGCGCTGCCGGCCATCACCGCCCTGCTGGTGGTCAACCTCGCCTTCGGCGTGATGACCCGCGCGGCGCCCCAATTGAACATCTTCTCCATCGGCTTCCCGCTGACCCTGGCCCTGGGGCTGGTGATCGTCTGGATCGGCCTGGCCGATATCCTCGCCCAGTACCAGGTGCTGGCCAGTGATGCCCTGCAGCTCCTGCGCGAGCTGGTGAGGGCGAAATGA
- the fliQ gene encoding flagellar biosynthesis protein FliQ → MTPEIAVDLFREALWLTCLIVGILVVPSLVVGLIVAMFQAATQINEQTLSFLPRLLVMLVTLIWAGPWLTRQLMEYIQTLYQNIPLLIG, encoded by the coding sequence ATGACACCCGAGATTGCCGTCGACCTGTTCCGCGAGGCCCTCTGGCTGACCTGCCTGATCGTCGGCATCCTGGTGGTGCCGAGCCTGGTGGTGGGCCTGATCGTCGCCATGTTCCAGGCCGCCACCCAGATCAACGAGCAGACCCTGAGCTTCCTGCCTCGCCTTCTGGTGATGCTGGTGACGCTGATCTGGGCCGGCCCCTGGCTGACCCGCCAACTGATGGAGTACATCCAGACGCTCTATCAGAACATCCCCTTGTTGATCGGCTGA
- the fliP gene encoding flagellar type III secretion system pore protein FliP (The bacterial flagellar biogenesis protein FliP forms a type III secretion system (T3SS)-type pore required for flagellar assembly.) has protein sequence MPRFLIALLLALAAPLALGADNPLSIPAITLGTNPEGQQEYSVSLQILLIMTALSFIPAFVMLMTSFTRIIIVFSILRQALGLQQTPSNQILVGLALFLTMFIMAPVFDRVNRDALQPYLNEQLSAQDALAKAEVPIKDFMLAQTRSSDLELFMRLSKRTDIPSPEAAPLTILVPAFVTSELKTAFQIGFMIFIPFLIIDLVVASVLMAMGMMMLSPLIISLPFKIMLFVLVDGWALIIGTLAGSFGGV, from the coding sequence ATGCCCCGCTTTCTGATCGCGCTGCTGCTGGCGCTGGCCGCGCCCCTGGCCCTGGGCGCCGACAACCCGCTGTCGATCCCGGCCATTACCCTGGGCACCAACCCGGAAGGGCAGCAGGAGTACTCGGTAAGCCTGCAGATCCTCCTGATCATGACGGCGCTGAGCTTCATCCCGGCCTTCGTCATGCTGATGACCAGCTTCACCCGGATCATCATCGTCTTCTCCATCCTGCGTCAGGCCCTGGGCCTGCAGCAGACGCCCTCGAACCAGATCCTCGTGGGGCTGGCGCTGTTCCTGACGATGTTCATCATGGCGCCGGTGTTCGACCGGGTGAACCGCGATGCCCTGCAGCCGTACCTCAATGAGCAGCTGTCGGCGCAGGACGCCCTGGCGAAGGCCGAGGTGCCGATCAAGGACTTCATGCTGGCCCAGACCCGCTCCAGCGACCTTGAGCTGTTCATGCGCCTGTCCAAGCGCACCGATATTCCCAGCCCCGAGGCGGCGCCCCTGACCATCCTGGTGCCGGCCTTCGTCACCTCGGAGCTGAAGACCGCGTTCCAGATCGGCTTCATGATCTTCATCCCCTTCCTGATCATCGACCTGGTGGTGGCGAGCGTGCTCATGGCCATGGGCATGATGATGCTCTCGCCGCTGATCATTTCCCTGCCGTTCAAGATCATGCTCTTCGTCCTGGTGGACGGTTGGGCGCTGATCATCGGCACCCTGGCCGGCAGCTTCGGAGGCGTCTAG
- the fliO gene encoding flagellar biosynthetic protein FliO, with translation MGRLLFSGLALMPLSVLAAESAPVAPVPAAVQVGSGMAAQLGQLAIGLLLVVGLIFLLAWLLRRVQRMAPRGGQVIKLVATQALGPRDRLVLVQVGGEQILLGLSAGRITPLHVLKEPVHLADAQAASPEFAQRLMELLGKDKH, from the coding sequence ATGGGTCGCCTTCTTTTCTCGGGCCTGGCGCTCATGCCGCTGAGCGTCCTGGCCGCCGAATCCGCACCTGTCGCCCCCGTCCCGGCGGCCGTGCAGGTCGGCAGCGGCATGGCTGCGCAACTGGGCCAACTGGCCATCGGCCTGCTGCTGGTGGTGGGGCTGATCTTCCTCCTCGCCTGGCTGCTGCGCCGGGTGCAGCGGATGGCGCCCCGTGGCGGGCAGGTGATCAAGCTGGTGGCGACCCAGGCCCTCGGCCCCCGCGACCGGCTGGTGCTGGTGCAGGTGGGGGGCGAGCAGATCCTGCTGGGCCTCAGCGCCGGCCGCATCACCCCGCTTCATGTGCTCAAGGAGCCGGTGCACCTGGCAGACGCCCAGGCCGCCAGCCCGGAGTTCGCCCAACGCCTGATGGAACTGCTCGGCAAGGACAAGCATTGA
- the fliN gene encoding flagellar motor switch protein FliN, translated as MAIDDTPTPEEQALADEWAAALAEADDASQDDIDALMNQSAPAAPSSPRAPMEEFGAAPRPSGPVSLDGPNLDVILDIPVSISMEVGNTDITIRNLLQLNQGSVIELDRLAGEPLDVLVNGTLIAHGEVVVVNEKFGIRLTDVISPSERIKKLR; from the coding sequence ATGGCAATCGACGATACTCCCACTCCCGAAGAACAGGCCCTGGCCGACGAATGGGCCGCCGCCCTGGCGGAGGCCGATGACGCCAGCCAGGACGACATCGACGCGCTGATGAACCAGTCCGCTCCAGCCGCACCCAGTTCGCCGCGCGCACCCATGGAGGAGTTCGGTGCCGCGCCCAGGCCCAGCGGCCCGGTCAGCCTGGATGGCCCGAACCTGGACGTGATCCTGGATATCCCGGTGTCCATCTCCATGGAGGTGGGCAACACCGACATCACCATCCGCAACCTGCTGCAGTTGAACCAGGGCTCGGTGATCGAGCTGGATCGCCTGGCCGGCGAACCCCTGGACGTGCTGGTCAATGGCACCCTGATCGCCCACGGCGAGGTGGTGGTGGTGAACGAGAAGTTCGGCATTCGCCTGACCGACGTGATCAGCCCCAGCGAACGCATCAAGAAGCTGCGCTGA
- the fliM gene encoding flagellar motor switch protein FliM: protein MAVQDLLSQDEIDALLHGVDDGLVETEADSDPGSVKSYDLTSQDRIVRGRMPTLEMINERFARYTRISMFNLLRRSADVAVGGVQVMKFGEYVHSLYVPTSLNLVKMKPLRGTCLFILDAKLVFKLVDNFFGGDGRHAKIEGREFTPTELRVVRMVLDQAFVDLAEAWHAVLDVNFEYMNSEVNPALANIVSPSEVVVVSTFHIELDGGGGDLHITLPYSMIEPIREMLDAGFQSDVDDQDERWIKALREDILDVSVPVAATVVRRQLKLRDILHMQPGDIIPVEMPEHMIMRANGVPAFKAKLGSHKGNLSLQILEPIERQR from the coding sequence ATGGCTGTTCAAGACCTGCTGTCCCAGGACGAGATCGACGCGCTGCTCCATGGCGTCGACGATGGCCTGGTTGAAACCGAGGCCGATTCCGATCCTGGCAGCGTCAAGAGCTATGACCTGACCAGTCAGGACCGCATCGTCCGGGGCCGCATGCCGACCCTGGAGATGATCAACGAGCGCTTCGCCCGCTATACCCGCATCAGCATGTTCAACCTGCTGCGCCGCTCGGCGGACGTGGCGGTGGGCGGGGTCCAGGTGATGAAGTTCGGCGAGTACGTCCATTCGCTGTACGTGCCCACCAGCCTCAACCTGGTGAAGATGAAGCCCCTGCGCGGCACCTGCCTGTTCATCCTCGACGCCAAGCTGGTGTTCAAGCTGGTGGACAACTTCTTCGGCGGCGATGGTCGCCACGCCAAGATCGAGGGGCGGGAGTTCACCCCCACCGAGTTGCGGGTGGTGCGCATGGTGCTTGACCAGGCCTTCGTCGACCTGGCCGAGGCCTGGCATGCGGTGCTCGACGTGAACTTCGAGTACATGAATTCGGAAGTGAACCCGGCCCTGGCGAACATCGTCAGCCCCAGCGAGGTGGTGGTGGTCTCCACCTTCCACATCGAACTGGACGGCGGTGGCGGCGACCTGCACATCACCCTGCCTTATTCGATGATCGAGCCGATCCGCGAGATGCTCGATGCCGGCTTCCAGTCCGATGTCGACGACCAGGACGAACGCTGGATCAAGGCCCTGCGCGAGGACATCCTCGATGTCAGCGTGCCCGTGGCCGCCACCGTGGTGCGTCGCCAGCTCAAGCTGCGGGACATCCTGCACATGCAGCCGGGTGACATCATCCCGGTGGAAATGCCCGAACACATGATCATGCGCGCCAATGGCGTGCCGGCCTTCAAGGCCAAGCTGGGGTCGCACAAGGGCAACCTGTCCCTGCAGATCCTGGAACCCATCGAACGCCAGCGCTGA
- the fliL gene encoding flagellar basal body-associated protein FliL, protein MAKQQAKAPPEGGAPAGGKGKLKLIILGVVALLLAVGLSVGATWFFLSRGDKAEEPAEEAAAAPTRQPAIYLDMAPAFVVNFSQNGRQRYMQVSVALMARDQAQLDALKVHMPVLRNKLVMLFSGQGFESLVTPVGKEMLRQQATATVQELAKQETGATVVEQVLFTNFVLQ, encoded by the coding sequence ATGGCAAAACAACAAGCGAAGGCACCGCCAGAGGGCGGCGCGCCGGCAGGCGGCAAGGGCAAGCTGAAGCTCATCATCCTCGGCGTGGTGGCCTTGCTGCTGGCGGTGGGGTTGTCGGTGGGCGCCACCTGGTTCTTCCTGAGTCGCGGCGACAAGGCCGAGGAGCCGGCCGAGGAAGCGGCCGCTGCGCCCACCAGGCAGCCGGCCATCTACCTGGATATGGCGCCGGCCTTCGTGGTGAACTTCAGCCAGAACGGCCGGCAGCGCTACATGCAGGTCAGCGTGGCCCTGATGGCGCGCGACCAGGCTCAACTGGATGCCCTCAAGGTGCATATGCCGGTGCTGCGCAACAAGCTGGTCATGCTCTTCTCCGGCCAGGGCTTCGAATCCCTGGTCACGCCGGTGGGCAAGGAGATGCTGCGTCAGCAGGCCACCGCCACGGTCCAGGAGCTGGCCAAGCAGGAAACCGGCGCGACCGTCGTCGAGCAGGTACTCTTCACCAACTTCGTTTTGCAGTAG